The Ruania alba genome window below encodes:
- the glgB gene encoding 1,4-alpha-glucan branching protein GlgB: MTATDGSLLLDLLTPWVRQARWFPAKDATDADLRILTTLDLPDPEDEGACTVVLLALERDSGTAVLQVPLVVARREDEPLPGQIAAVGTDSVLVDGPHHPAFLRAWLAAAATPEHPSLALPDLDPTAGQVHTGEQSNTSIRIPAVDGDRSAILKVFRVLAPGPNPEIEITRALHGARWRQVPEPLGWLSGRWPSPHGTGTPDGSQAGDLGVLSAFVPDARDGFELACEHAREARSFADLARELGRCTGAMHTALREALPVRDQPADLADALRARARWALTAVPALSEWADGVEQVISAVTSRPLPPDQRIHGDLHLGQALRGPEEWFLLDFEGEPLRPLAERRAPDHPLRDLAGMLRSIDYAAAVGPAGDPRWTEDAREALIEGYRREGGDADPVVLRALELDKALYEAVYEQQNRPDWLSIPLGGIRRIIEEQAMRENDTPTPAPATPAGASPAPTDDQVLQALSEGAHFAPHDVLGPHLADGVVTIRTVRHLATAVTIRTVAGDHPATHEWGGIWTVALTAEEIPDYRVLATYAGGEVLTDDPYRFLPTLGEMDQHLISEGRHEELWKVLGAQVRRYPSSLGDVVGTSFAVWAPNARAVRVVGDFNHWDGRGSAMRSLGSSGVWEIFLPEVGPGERYKYEICHTDGSWHTKADPMARATEIPPATASVVDESGYTWADQTWMDSRASSDPHQGPMSVYEVHLGSWRQGLSYTELAEQLVEYVSWMGFTHVELLPVAEHPFGGSWGYQVTSYYAPTSRFGSPDEFRHLVDALHQAGIGVIVDWVPAHFPKDAWALARFDGTALYEDPDPLRGEQLDWGTYVFNFGRNEVRNFLVANALYWLTEFHVDALRVDAVASMLYLDYSREPGQWRPNVRGGRENLEAIQFLQETNATAYRVAPGTMMIAEESTAWPGVTTPTEHGGLGFGLKWNMGWMNDTLRYLAEEPINRRYHHGELTFSLVYAFSEQFVLPLSHDEVVHGKGSLWERMPGDLWAKLAGVRLLLAYQWSHPGKNLLFMGGEFAQNTEWAEARSLDWGLSDTPSHAGVRLMLRQLNLLYTASPALWADDFSPSGFEWIEANDGDHNVLAYLRRGAGEQLLVVANFSGTAHEDYRVAVPQAGTWEEVLNTDHTDFGGSGVVNTGPLTAEEVPWHGRSESIVLRVPPLGVTFLRPTPTP; encoded by the coding sequence ATGACGGCGACCGACGGATCCCTACTCCTGGATCTGCTCACCCCGTGGGTACGGCAGGCGCGCTGGTTCCCCGCCAAGGACGCGACCGACGCCGACCTGCGCATCCTCACCACTCTCGACCTCCCCGATCCGGAGGACGAGGGGGCCTGCACCGTGGTGCTGCTGGCCCTGGAGCGCGACAGCGGCACCGCCGTCCTCCAGGTCCCCCTCGTGGTGGCCCGCCGGGAGGACGAACCGCTCCCGGGGCAGATCGCCGCCGTGGGCACGGACTCGGTGCTGGTGGACGGACCGCACCACCCGGCCTTCCTGCGCGCCTGGCTGGCCGCCGCCGCCACGCCTGAACACCCGAGCCTCGCCCTGCCTGACCTGGACCCGACCGCCGGGCAGGTGCACACCGGCGAGCAGTCCAACACCTCCATCCGTATCCCCGCCGTCGACGGCGACCGGTCGGCGATCCTGAAGGTCTTTCGCGTGCTCGCACCGGGCCCGAATCCCGAGATCGAGATCACCCGCGCCCTGCACGGCGCCCGATGGCGTCAGGTGCCCGAACCACTCGGCTGGCTCTCCGGTCGGTGGCCGTCCCCGCACGGCACCGGGACGCCGGACGGATCACAGGCTGGTGACCTGGGCGTGCTGTCGGCATTCGTCCCCGATGCCCGGGACGGCTTCGAGCTCGCCTGCGAGCACGCGCGCGAAGCCCGCTCGTTCGCCGACCTCGCCCGGGAGCTGGGCCGGTGCACCGGGGCCATGCACACCGCCCTGCGCGAGGCGCTGCCGGTGCGCGATCAGCCGGCCGACCTGGCCGATGCGCTGCGCGCCCGCGCCCGATGGGCACTCACCGCCGTCCCAGCACTGAGCGAATGGGCCGACGGCGTGGAACAGGTGATCTCCGCCGTCACCTCACGGCCCCTCCCGCCGGACCAGCGCATTCACGGTGACCTGCACCTGGGCCAGGCGCTGCGTGGGCCGGAGGAGTGGTTCCTGCTGGACTTCGAGGGTGAGCCATTGCGCCCCCTCGCCGAACGCCGCGCCCCGGACCACCCGCTGCGCGACCTGGCCGGGATGCTCCGCTCCATCGACTACGCGGCCGCCGTCGGCCCAGCCGGCGACCCACGATGGACCGAGGACGCCCGCGAGGCCCTCATCGAGGGATACCGCCGCGAGGGCGGGGACGCCGATCCGGTGGTCCTGCGCGCCCTCGAGCTCGACAAGGCACTCTACGAAGCCGTCTACGAACAACAGAACCGCCCCGACTGGCTGTCGATCCCCCTGGGTGGCATCCGGCGAATCATCGAGGAGCAGGCCATGAGAGAGAACGACACCCCCACACCCGCGCCTGCGACCCCGGCGGGTGCGAGCCCCGCCCCGACCGACGACCAAGTGCTGCAGGCACTCTCCGAGGGAGCACACTTCGCCCCGCACGACGTCCTGGGACCGCACCTGGCCGACGGCGTGGTCACGATCCGAACCGTGCGGCACCTGGCCACCGCCGTCACCATACGCACCGTCGCCGGCGACCATCCGGCCACCCACGAGTGGGGCGGGATCTGGACCGTGGCCCTGACTGCCGAGGAGATCCCCGACTATCGTGTGCTGGCCACCTACGCCGGCGGAGAGGTTCTCACCGACGACCCGTACCGCTTCCTGCCCACCCTCGGTGAGATGGACCAGCACCTCATCTCCGAGGGGCGGCACGAGGAGCTCTGGAAGGTGCTCGGCGCCCAGGTGCGTCGCTACCCATCCAGCCTGGGGGACGTCGTCGGGACCTCGTTCGCGGTCTGGGCACCCAACGCACGCGCCGTCCGGGTAGTCGGCGACTTCAACCACTGGGACGGGCGCGGCAGCGCGATGCGCTCACTCGGGTCCAGCGGCGTGTGGGAGATCTTCCTGCCCGAGGTGGGTCCGGGTGAGCGGTACAAGTACGAGATCTGCCACACCGACGGTTCCTGGCACACCAAGGCCGACCCGATGGCCCGAGCCACCGAGATCCCGCCCGCGACGGCCTCCGTCGTGGACGAGTCCGGGTACACCTGGGCCGACCAGACCTGGATGGACAGCCGGGCGTCGTCCGATCCGCACCAGGGCCCGATGAGCGTGTACGAGGTGCACCTCGGCTCCTGGCGGCAAGGGCTGTCCTACACCGAGCTCGCCGAGCAGCTCGTGGAGTACGTCAGCTGGATGGGCTTCACCCACGTGGAGTTGCTCCCGGTGGCCGAGCACCCGTTCGGCGGCTCCTGGGGCTACCAGGTGACCTCTTACTACGCCCCGACCTCCCGCTTCGGCAGCCCCGACGAGTTCCGGCACCTCGTCGACGCGCTGCACCAGGCCGGGATCGGCGTGATCGTGGACTGGGTGCCGGCACACTTCCCGAAGGACGCCTGGGCGCTCGCCCGGTTCGACGGCACCGCTCTGTACGAGGACCCGGACCCGCTGCGCGGGGAGCAGCTGGACTGGGGCACGTACGTGTTCAACTTCGGACGCAACGAGGTGCGCAACTTCCTCGTGGCGAACGCGCTGTACTGGCTCACCGAGTTCCACGTGGACGCGCTCCGGGTGGACGCCGTGGCCTCGATGCTCTACCTCGACTACTCCCGCGAACCGGGCCAGTGGCGGCCCAACGTGCGCGGCGGGCGGGAGAACCTGGAGGCGATCCAGTTCCTCCAGGAGACGAACGCGACCGCCTACCGGGTAGCGCCCGGCACGATGATGATCGCCGAGGAGTCCACCGCCTGGCCCGGGGTGACCACACCCACCGAGCACGGGGGCCTCGGTTTCGGTCTGAAGTGGAACATGGGCTGGATGAACGACACGCTGCGCTACCTGGCGGAGGAGCCGATCAATCGGCGCTACCACCACGGCGAGCTCACGTTCTCCCTCGTGTACGCCTTCTCCGAGCAGTTCGTGCTCCCCCTCAGCCACGACGAGGTCGTGCACGGCAAGGGATCCCTGTGGGAGCGGATGCCCGGTGACCTGTGGGCCAAGCTCGCCGGGGTGCGGCTGCTGCTGGCCTACCAGTGGTCCCATCCGGGCAAGAACCTGCTGTTCATGGGTGGTGAGTTCGCGCAGAACACCGAGTGGGCCGAGGCCCGGTCCCTCGACTGGGGGCTCAGCGACACGCCCTCGCACGCCGGGGTGCGGCTGATGCTGCGCCAGCTCAACCTGCTCTACACCGCCTCCCCCGCGCTCTGGGCGGACGACTTCTCACCCAGCGGGTTCGAGTGGATCGAGGCCAACGACGGCGACCACAACGTGCTCGCGTACCTGCGCCGAGGCGCCGGTGAGCAGCTCCTGGTGGTGGCGAACTTCTCCGGCACCGCGCACGAGGACTACCGGGTGGCCGTCCCGCAAGCAGGCACGTGGGAGGAGGTGCTGAACACCGACCACACCGACTTCGGCGGCAGTGGGGTAGTCAACACCGGCCCGCTGACGGCCGAGGAGGTGCCGTGGCACGGTCGCTCGGAGTCGATCGTGCTGCGGGTGCCCCCACTCGGCGTCACCTTCCTACGCCCGACGCCCACCCCCTGA
- the treS gene encoding maltose alpha-D-glucosyltransferase: MRAHHPGELPVTSPGSRGRLALAGGPRPGLSEDPQWYKTAVFYEVLLRAFSDSDGSGTGDLRGLINRLDYLQWLGVDCLWLPPFYPSPLRDGGYDVSDYTAVAAEYGSIEDFAELMESAHARGIRVIIDLVMNHTSDQHPWFQSSRSNPTGPYGDFYVWGDDPEQYGDARIIFVDTEVSNWTFDPVRRQYFWHRFFSHQPDLNFENPRVREAMFEVVRFWMRTGVDGFRLDAVPYLFEEEGTNSENLPATHTFLAQVRAMVDEEFPGRLMLAEANQWPHEVVEYFGTADAPECHMCFHFPVMPRIFYSLREQSARSIIQILADTPQIPAEAQWGTFLRNHDELTLEMVSTEERAAMYGWYAPDPRMRANVGIRRRLAPLLDNSRAEIELAHALLLSLPGSPCLYYGDELGMGDNIWLPDRDAVRTPMQWDPDRNAGFSAATDPGRLYLPVVQNLTNSYHQLNVEAQLAIPTSLLHWVRGILEVRRAHPVFGTGAYVPLQTDNDAVLAFLRTDEGADGETILCVANLAATPRSATIALPGLAGAALVDVFGGENFPAVQTAASAADEDAPAEDPDHAERTDGTAVLTLGSRDFFWLQVVSR, encoded by the coding sequence ATGCGCGCACATCATCCAGGTGAGCTCCCAGTGACCTCCCCCGGCAGCCGCGGACGGCTGGCCCTCGCGGGCGGGCCGCGCCCGGGTCTGAGCGAGGACCCGCAGTGGTACAAGACCGCCGTGTTCTACGAGGTGCTGCTGCGCGCGTTCTCCGACTCCGACGGCAGCGGCACCGGTGATCTGCGTGGGCTCATCAACCGGCTCGACTACCTGCAGTGGCTCGGGGTGGACTGCCTCTGGCTGCCACCGTTCTACCCCTCCCCACTGCGCGACGGCGGCTACGACGTCTCCGACTACACCGCGGTGGCTGCCGAGTACGGGTCCATCGAGGACTTCGCCGAGCTGATGGAGTCCGCGCACGCCCGCGGCATCCGAGTGATCATCGACCTGGTGATGAACCACACCAGCGACCAGCACCCGTGGTTCCAATCCTCCCGCTCCAACCCCACCGGCCCGTACGGTGACTTCTACGTCTGGGGCGACGATCCGGAGCAGTACGGCGACGCGCGCATCATCTTCGTCGATACCGAGGTCTCCAACTGGACCTTCGACCCCGTGCGCCGGCAGTACTTCTGGCACCGGTTCTTCTCCCACCAGCCGGACCTGAACTTCGAGAACCCACGGGTGCGGGAAGCAATGTTCGAGGTGGTCCGGTTCTGGATGCGCACGGGGGTTGACGGCTTCCGGCTGGACGCGGTGCCCTACCTGTTCGAGGAGGAGGGCACCAACTCCGAGAACCTCCCCGCCACGCATACCTTCCTCGCCCAGGTACGGGCGATGGTGGACGAGGAGTTCCCCGGACGCCTGATGCTCGCCGAGGCGAACCAGTGGCCGCACGAAGTGGTGGAGTACTTCGGCACCGCGGACGCCCCGGAGTGTCACATGTGCTTCCACTTCCCGGTGATGCCCCGGATCTTCTACTCCCTGCGCGAGCAGTCCGCACGCAGCATTATCCAGATCCTCGCCGACACCCCGCAGATCCCGGCCGAGGCGCAGTGGGGCACGTTCTTGCGCAACCACGACGAGCTCACCCTGGAGATGGTCTCCACCGAGGAACGGGCCGCCATGTACGGCTGGTACGCCCCCGACCCGCGGATGCGTGCGAACGTGGGCATCCGCCGTCGGCTGGCGCCACTGCTGGACAACTCGCGAGCCGAGATCGAACTGGCGCACGCACTGCTCCTCTCCCTCCCGGGCAGCCCCTGCCTGTACTACGGCGACGAGCTCGGGATGGGCGACAACATCTGGCTCCCGGACCGGGACGCCGTCCGGACCCCGATGCAGTGGGACCCGGACCGCAACGCGGGCTTCTCCGCCGCCACGGACCCGGGTCGGCTGTACCTCCCCGTGGTGCAGAACCTCACGAACAGCTACCACCAGCTGAACGTAGAGGCACAACTGGCGATCCCCACCTCCCTGCTGCACTGGGTGCGCGGCATCCTCGAGGTGCGGCGTGCTCACCCGGTGTTCGGCACCGGCGCCTACGTCCCGCTGCAGACCGACAATGACGCCGTCCTGGCGTTCCTGCGCACGGACGAGGGCGCCGACGGCGAGACCATCCTGTGCGTGGCGAACCTCGCTGCCACCCCGCGATCGGCGACGATCGCGCTGCCCGGGTTGGCCGGCGCCGCTCTGGTGGACGTGTTCGGAGGCGAGAACTTCCCCGCTGTGCAGACCGCAGCTTCCGCGGCGGACGAGGACGCCCCGGCGGAGGATCCGGACCACGCTGAGCGGACGGACGGGACCGCCGTGCTGACGCTCGGCTCCCGCGATTTCTTCTGGTTGCAGGTGGTGAGCCGATGA
- the glgP gene encoding alpha-glucan family phosphorylase has product MRAIRRFTVRTVLPEALAALDDLALNLRWSWHAPTRELFASIDPERWGDVHGDPVRFLGGLSPERLAELAADAEFVARLNGLADDLHRYRSEDRWYQDEAQRRVAAGEPALPSSIAYFSAEFGITAALPQYSGGLGILAGDHLKSASDLGAPIIGLGLLYGAGYFRQFLTRDGWQHETYPLLDPDNLPLTLLREGDGTPSRISLPLPGGRVLHAQIWRADVGRVPLLLLDSNVPENDDLARRVTDRLYGGTSEHRLHQELLLGMGGVKALRVHARLTGTPEPEVYHCNEGHAGFLGIERIRELIERAGLSFAAATEAVRAGTVFTTHTPVPAGIDRFGADLVAEHFGGGNELPGIGVEDVLALGRESYDGGDPAVFNMAVMGLRLAKKANGVAQLHGRVSRGMFAHLWPGFDTSEVPITSITNGVHGDTWTDPSFVRAQTEAFTPDELASGAGWYKSEGGIDNTTLWELRRQMRSRLVADARVRVRKSWLKRGASPAELGWVDGVLDPDVLTIGFARRVPTYKRLTLMLRDTDRLRRLLTDPERPVQIVVAGKSHPADEQGIRLIQKLVQFADSEDVRERIVFLPNYDIEMAQTLYPGCDVWLNNPLRPLEACGTSGMKAALNGSLNLSILDGWWDEMFDGENGWAIPTADGVDDPERRDDLESAALYDLLENTVAPRFYDRTDGLPVHWLENVRHTLATLGPKVQATRMVRDYITELYTPTAEFYRALGGGDGADRSAAPALADWKAQVHQAWPGVRVEHVESEDVHDVVKVGDRVTLKAFVALGSLRPEDVEVQVNYGRVGEDDELDEFGTAELALTDTYEGGRYQFSRAFTLAQSGPFGYAVRIVPRHPALAGATELGLVAAAS; this is encoded by the coding sequence GTGAGAGCTATCCGACGATTCACCGTCCGCACCGTGCTGCCCGAGGCGCTCGCGGCCCTGGACGACCTCGCACTGAACCTGCGCTGGTCGTGGCACGCACCCACCCGGGAGCTGTTCGCCTCGATCGACCCCGAACGATGGGGTGACGTGCACGGCGACCCGGTCCGGTTCCTCGGCGGGCTCTCCCCGGAGCGGCTCGCCGAGCTGGCCGCCGATGCCGAGTTCGTGGCCCGGCTGAACGGCCTCGCCGACGACCTGCACCGATACCGCAGCGAGGACCGGTGGTACCAGGACGAGGCGCAGCGGCGTGTGGCTGCCGGCGAACCGGCACTGCCGTCCTCGATCGCCTACTTCTCCGCCGAGTTCGGGATCACCGCCGCGCTGCCGCAGTACTCCGGCGGCCTCGGCATCCTGGCCGGTGACCATCTGAAGAGCGCCTCCGACCTGGGCGCGCCGATCATCGGCCTCGGCCTCCTTTACGGCGCCGGCTACTTCCGCCAGTTCCTCACCCGGGACGGCTGGCAGCACGAGACCTACCCGTTGCTCGACCCGGACAACCTCCCGCTGACGCTGCTGCGCGAAGGTGACGGGACGCCGTCGAGGATCAGCCTGCCCCTGCCCGGCGGCCGGGTGCTGCACGCACAGATCTGGCGGGCCGACGTCGGGCGGGTGCCGTTGCTGCTGCTCGACTCCAACGTGCCGGAGAACGACGACCTCGCCCGCCGGGTGACGGACCGTCTCTACGGCGGGACCAGCGAGCACCGGCTGCACCAGGAGCTGCTGCTGGGCATGGGCGGAGTGAAGGCACTGCGGGTGCATGCCCGGCTCACTGGTACGCCCGAACCCGAGGTGTACCACTGCAACGAGGGTCACGCCGGCTTCCTCGGGATCGAACGGATCCGGGAGCTGATCGAGCGCGCCGGTCTGTCCTTCGCCGCGGCCACCGAGGCGGTGCGGGCCGGGACCGTGTTCACCACGCACACCCCCGTGCCGGCCGGGATCGACCGCTTCGGCGCCGACCTGGTGGCCGAGCACTTCGGCGGCGGGAACGAACTGCCCGGGATCGGCGTCGAGGACGTGCTCGCGCTGGGACGTGAGTCCTACGACGGCGGTGACCCGGCTGTGTTCAACATGGCCGTGATGGGGCTGCGGCTCGCGAAGAAGGCCAACGGGGTGGCCCAGCTGCACGGACGGGTCTCCCGCGGCATGTTCGCTCACCTGTGGCCCGGATTCGACACCAGTGAGGTGCCGATCACCTCGATCACCAATGGTGTGCACGGCGACACCTGGACCGACCCGTCGTTCGTGCGGGCGCAGACCGAGGCCTTCACTCCCGACGAGCTCGCGTCCGGTGCCGGCTGGTACAAGTCCGAGGGAGGGATCGACAACACCACCCTGTGGGAGCTGCGCCGGCAGATGCGCTCGCGGCTGGTGGCCGACGCCCGGGTGCGGGTGCGCAAGTCCTGGCTCAAGCGGGGCGCGTCACCGGCCGAGCTGGGCTGGGTGGATGGCGTGCTGGACCCGGACGTGCTCACGATTGGCTTCGCCCGCCGGGTGCCGACCTACAAGCGGTTGACGCTGATGCTGCGGGACACCGACAGGCTGCGGCGGCTGCTCACCGACCCCGAGCGGCCCGTGCAGATCGTGGTGGCCGGCAAGTCCCACCCTGCCGACGAGCAGGGCATCCGGCTGATCCAGAAGCTCGTGCAGTTCGCCGACAGCGAGGACGTGCGTGAGCGCATCGTCTTCCTGCCGAACTACGACATCGAGATGGCGCAGACCCTCTATCCGGGCTGTGACGTGTGGCTGAACAACCCGTTGCGGCCGTTGGAGGCGTGCGGGACCTCCGGGATGAAGGCCGCGCTGAACGGTTCCCTCAACCTGTCCATCCTGGACGGCTGGTGGGACGAGATGTTCGACGGCGAGAATGGCTGGGCGATCCCCACCGCCGACGGTGTGGACGATCCGGAGCGTCGCGACGACCTGGAGTCCGCGGCTCTGTACGACCTGCTGGAGAACACCGTGGCACCGCGGTTCTACGACCGCACCGACGGGTTGCCGGTGCACTGGCTGGAGAACGTGCGGCACACCCTCGCCACGCTCGGGCCGAAGGTGCAGGCCACCCGGATGGTGCGCGACTACATCACCGAGCTGTACACGCCGACGGCTGAGTTCTACCGGGCGTTGGGCGGCGGCGACGGTGCTGACCGATCGGCGGCCCCGGCGCTCGCGGACTGGAAGGCACAGGTGCACCAGGCGTGGCCCGGTGTACGGGTGGAGCACGTGGAATCCGAGGACGTGCACGACGTCGTCAAGGTCGGCGACCGGGTGACCCTCAAGGCGTTCGTGGCGCTCGGGTCCCTGCGGCCCGAGGACGTCGAGGTGCAGGTGAACTACGGCCGGGTCGGTGAGGACGACGAGCTGGACGAGTTCGGCACCGCCGAGCTGGCCCTGACCGACACCTACGAAGGCGGGCGCTACCAGTTCTCCCGGGCGTTCACGCTGGCTCAGTCCGGACCCTTCGGCTACGCGGTGCGGATCGTGCCGCGGCACCCGGCACTGGCTGGTGCGACCGAACTGGGGCTGGTGGCTGCGGCGTCCTGA
- a CDS encoding tetratricopeptide repeat protein, with product MSQPSNPVNLHGAVDLSSIAAPKPPAPSESTPDGLVVDVSEATFNDVVQQSMTVPVVVMLWQVGEGQSIQLNPTMEALATEYGGKFLLARVDVAANPRIAQVFQVQSVPTVLAVIKGQPLPLFQGSHAADQLRPVLDQVLQAAQENGVTGTVEVAENDAEDAEPAEPPLPPHIQAAYDAIEADDLDGAAAAFQQGLDENPRDEEAAAGLAQVELLRRIAGLDPQQVLTAASEAAAGDVAAHLPAADIEVASGKLAEGFARLIGVIRVTAGDDRDAARTRLLELFQLAPHDAPEVVKARRDLAVALY from the coding sequence ATGAGTCAGCCATCGAACCCGGTCAACCTGCACGGCGCCGTGGACCTCTCCTCGATCGCCGCCCCGAAGCCCCCCGCTCCCTCGGAGAGCACACCGGACGGGCTGGTGGTCGACGTCAGCGAGGCCACCTTCAACGATGTGGTCCAGCAGTCCATGACCGTGCCGGTCGTGGTCATGCTCTGGCAGGTCGGAGAGGGACAGAGCATCCAGCTCAACCCCACCATGGAAGCGCTCGCCACCGAGTACGGCGGGAAGTTCCTCCTGGCCCGCGTGGACGTGGCGGCGAACCCGCGGATCGCTCAGGTGTTCCAGGTGCAGTCGGTTCCGACCGTGCTGGCCGTGATCAAGGGCCAGCCGCTGCCGCTGTTCCAGGGGTCGCACGCTGCCGACCAGTTGCGCCCGGTGCTCGACCAGGTCCTGCAGGCTGCCCAGGAGAACGGCGTGACCGGGACGGTGGAGGTCGCCGAGAACGATGCGGAGGACGCCGAGCCGGCCGAGCCCCCGTTGCCGCCGCACATCCAGGCTGCCTACGACGCGATCGAGGCCGATGACCTCGATGGTGCGGCCGCAGCGTTCCAGCAGGGGCTCGACGAGAACCCGCGGGACGAGGAGGCTGCTGCCGGGCTGGCGCAGGTGGAGCTGCTCCGCCGGATCGCCGGTCTGGACCCGCAGCAGGTGCTCACCGCGGCGAGCGAGGCTGCCGCCGGTGACGTCGCAGCGCACCTTCCGGCCGCTGACATCGAGGTGGCCTCCGGCAAGCTCGCCGAGGGATTCGCCCGGCTGATCGGCGTCATCCGGGTGACCGCCGGGGATGACCGCGATGCGGCCCGGACCCGCCTGCTGGAACTCTTCCAGCTCGCCCCGCACGATGCACCTGAGGTCGTCAAGGCACGCCGCGACCTCGCGGTCGCGCTCTACTGA